Proteins from a genomic interval of Deltaproteobacteria bacterium HGW-Deltaproteobacteria-18:
- a CDS encoding UDP-4-amino-4,6-dideoxy-N-acetyl-beta-L-altrosamine transaminase → MREKFLVFGSPRISEDEIEEVVSCLRSGWIGTGPRVAEFERRFAAYKDAEHSVAVNSCTAALHLSILAAGIGPGDEVITTPLTFCASVNAIIHAGATPVLADVDPRSMNIDPQSVKARITSRTKAILPVHFAGRACDMDPLCALANDHGLTIIEDCAHAIETEYHGRKAGCFGDFGCFSFYVTKNIITGEGGLILARKPEHAARLKVLALHGMSSDAWNRFGDSGYKHYLVTEAGFKYNMMDLQASLGLRQLDKVEPYWQRRGAIWARYMEELSDLPLTLPAPVEEDTRHAYHLYSVMVDEERAGISRDAFLTAMTARKIGVGVHYLSIPEHPYYQERFGWSPQDYPHARDIGRQTVSLPISAKLTDEDVSDVIGAVRQVLAKS, encoded by the coding sequence ATGCGCGAAAAATTTTTGGTTTTCGGGTCGCCACGAATCAGTGAGGATGAGATCGAAGAAGTCGTCTCCTGCCTGCGCAGCGGCTGGATCGGCACCGGTCCCCGGGTGGCCGAGTTCGAGCGGCGCTTTGCGGCCTACAAGGATGCCGAGCATTCCGTGGCCGTCAATTCCTGCACCGCCGCCCTGCATCTGAGCATCCTGGCTGCCGGGATCGGTCCCGGCGACGAGGTCATCACCACCCCGCTGACCTTTTGCGCCTCGGTCAATGCCATCATCCATGCCGGAGCCACTCCTGTCCTTGCCGACGTGGACCCCCGCAGCATGAATATCGACCCCCAGAGCGTGAAGGCCAGGATCACCTCCCGCACCAAAGCCATTCTGCCCGTGCATTTCGCGGGCCGGGCCTGCGACATGGATCCGCTCTGCGCTCTGGCGAACGACCACGGCCTGACGATCATCGAGGACTGCGCCCATGCCATCGAAACCGAATATCATGGGCGCAAGGCCGGGTGTTTCGGAGATTTCGGTTGCTTCAGTTTCTATGTTACCAAGAACATCATCACCGGCGAGGGCGGGCTCATTCTGGCCAGGAAACCCGAGCATGCGGCCCGACTCAAGGTTCTGGCCTTGCACGGCATGTCCAGCGACGCCTGGAACCGTTTTGGAGATTCGGGCTACAAGCATTACCTCGTGACCGAAGCCGGTTTCAAATACAACATGATGGACTTGCAGGCGTCCCTGGGTCTGCGCCAGCTCGACAAGGTCGAGCCCTACTGGCAGCGGCGCGGGGCGATCTGGGCCCGCTACATGGAAGAGCTGTCGGATTTGCCGCTGACTTTGCCCGCGCCGGTTGAAGAGGATACCCGGCACGCATATCACCTTTACTCGGTGATGGTGGATGAAGAGCGGGCCGGAATCAGCCGCGATGCCTTCCTGACGGCCATGACGGCCCGCAAGATCGGAGTCGGCGTGCACTATCTCTCCATCCCCGAGCATCCCTATTATCAGGAACGCTTCGGGTGGTCGCCGCAGGATTATCCCCATGCGCGTGATATCGGTCGCCAGACCGTGAGCCTGCCCATTTCGGCAAAGCTGACGGATGAGGATGTGAGTGATGTGATCGGTGCCGTGCGTCAGGTTCTGGCCAAATCCTGA
- the rarD gene encoding EamA family transporter RarD yields MNPGIVAAIGAYASWGMLPIYWKLLGHVPTSQLLCHRITWSFVVLAIFLVLTRRIARLRSSLSPSVWGSYVLASLLIGVNWFIYVWSVNAGYIVEASLGYFINPLLSVLLGVFFMRERLRPLQWAPLGLAAAGVIYLTFDYGRLPWIALTLAITFSLYGLVKKKAPLGAFEGLTLETGLLLAPALAWLGWSELSGTGAFLHAEGGSDLLLMGAGVVTTAPLVMFAAAAHRIPLSMIGILQYIAPTIQFLIGVFMYHEPFSRTQFTGFGMVWLAVLLFWLERWSFGRKLRHPA; encoded by the coding sequence ATGAACCCGGGCATTGTCGCCGCCATCGGAGCCTACGCCAGCTGGGGCATGCTGCCCATCTACTGGAAGCTTCTGGGCCACGTGCCCACCTCCCAGTTGCTCTGCCACCGCATAACGTGGTCTTTCGTGGTCCTGGCCATCTTTCTGGTCCTGACCCGGCGCATCGCGAGATTGCGCAGCAGCCTGAGTCCATCCGTATGGGGAAGCTATGTCCTGGCCAGCCTGCTCATCGGCGTGAACTGGTTCATTTATGTCTGGAGCGTCAACGCGGGCTATATCGTGGAGGCGAGCCTTGGATATTTCATAAACCCCCTGCTCTCGGTGCTGCTTGGGGTCTTCTTCATGCGCGAAAGGCTTCGACCCCTGCAATGGGCGCCTCTGGGGCTGGCGGCGGCGGGCGTGATCTATCTGACCTTCGATTACGGCCGCTTGCCCTGGATTGCCTTGACCCTGGCCATAACCTTCAGCCTCTACGGACTGGTCAAAAAAAAGGCGCCGCTGGGCGCTTTTGAAGGCCTGACCCTGGAGACGGGGCTGCTCCTTGCCCCCGCCCTGGCCTGGCTTGGCTGGAGCGAACTCTCGGGCACGGGAGCGTTCCTGCACGCCGAAGGCGGCTCGGACCTGCTGCTCATGGGCGCAGGCGTGGTCACCACCGCACCGCTGGTCATGTTTGCGGCCGCCGCGCACCGCATTCCCCTGTCCATGATCGGCATCCTGCAGTATATCGCGCCGACCATCCAGTTCCTGATCGGCGTCTTCATGTACCATGAACCCTTCTCCCGCACCCAGTTCACGGGCTTCGGCATGGTCTGGCTGGCGGTGCTGCTGTTCTGGCTGGAACGCTGGAGTTTTGGGCGAAAACTGCGTCACCCCGCGTGA
- a CDS encoding monofunctional biosynthetic peptidoglycan transglycosylase, whose product MAGYAAIHFKSTSSNMARKTTTSTPRRGGSRTSAKKHAASRGPLRRVLQAAGWILPGIVVVILIFRFIPPPTSAFIITCQVERLLDPASGPAVMHEWTPMRRIPAHMALAVVAAEDQNFPNHFGFDLDAIARAVKHNKKSQNVRGASTISQQTAKNLFLWSGRSYVRKALEAGLTVLIELLWSKERILEVYLNIAQFGDGTYGVGAAAKRFFGKTPAGLTTREAALLASVLPSPDRFSPARPSSYLRQRAQWVQTQMRQLGPNHIEWH is encoded by the coding sequence GTGGCCGGGTACGCCGCCATCCATTTCAAATCCACTAGCTCCAACATGGCACGCAAGACAACCACTTCCACTCCCCGGCGCGGGGGGTCGCGCACATCCGCAAAAAAGCACGCCGCATCAAGAGGCCCGCTTCGCCGCGTCCTGCAGGCGGCCGGCTGGATCCTGCCGGGCATCGTGGTTGTCATCCTGATCTTTCGTTTCATTCCACCGCCCACCAGCGCCTTCATTATCACCTGCCAGGTGGAACGGCTGCTTGATCCGGCTTCCGGTCCCGCTGTGATGCACGAATGGACGCCCATGCGGCGCATTCCGGCGCACATGGCGCTGGCCGTGGTGGCGGCGGAGGATCAGAACTTCCCGAACCATTTCGGCTTCGACCTCGATGCCATCGCGCGAGCCGTGAAGCACAACAAAAAGAGCCAGAACGTCCGCGGGGCAAGCACCATCTCCCAGCAAACGGCCAAAAACCTTTTTCTGTGGTCCGGCCGCAGCTATGTCCGCAAGGCCCTGGAAGCCGGTCTCACGGTGCTGATCGAGCTTCTCTGGTCCAAGGAAAGAATTTTGGAAGTCTACCTGAATATCGCCCAGTTCGGTGACGGCACCTACGGAGTGGGGGCAGCGGCCAAGCGATTCTTCGGCAAGACTCCCGCCGGGTTGACCACCCGCGAGGCGGCGCTTCTGGCCTCGGTGCTGCCAAGCCCCGACAGATTTTCGCCCGCCCGCCCGTCCTCCTATCTGCGGCAAAGGGCGCAATGGGTGCAAACCCAGATGAGGCAGCTCGGACCAAACCATATTGAATGGCACTGA
- a CDS encoding nitroreductase: MNDLNNETLATIHARHSIRQFAPRDLSEDMLMAMLDAANQAPSAHNRQSWKFVILEGEARINLADLVSSASKTFQKPASSLLRMAARSIASAPVTIAVINTGDLISHGTELFHVDREMAFDFFRTMEIQSSAAAVENLLLAATSMGLGAVWLGILYLIKDEILAFLQEPKGEFMAVIPVGHPVRPTQGPSKKPLQNVIKKI; the protein is encoded by the coding sequence ATGAATGACCTGAACAATGAAACTCTGGCCACTATCCACGCCCGACACAGCATCCGTCAGTTCGCGCCGCGCGACCTGTCCGAGGATATGCTCATGGCCATGCTCGATGCCGCCAACCAGGCTCCTTCCGCGCATAACCGCCAGTCCTGGAAATTTGTCATTCTGGAAGGGGAGGCGAGAATCAATCTGGCTGACCTGGTCTCTTCGGCGTCCAAGACATTCCAGAAACCGGCCTCGTCGCTATTGCGCATGGCCGCGCGCAGCATCGCTTCGGCTCCGGTGACCATCGCCGTGATCAACACCGGCGATCTGATCAGTCACGGCACGGAGCTTTTTCATGTCGACCGTGAGATGGCCTTTGATTTCTTTCGCACCATGGAGATCCAGAGCTCGGCCGCGGCCGTGGAGAATCTGCTGCTGGCCGCGACGTCCATGGGTCTTGGCGCGGTGTGGCTTGGCATTCTCTATCTGATCAAGGACGAGATCCTGGCTTTTCTGCAGGAGCCCAAGGGCGAATTCATGGCCGTGATCCCCGTGGGACATCCCGTGCGGCCGACCCAGGGACCAAGCAAGAAGCCTCTTCAGAACGTGATCAAGAAAATCTGA
- the fumC gene encoding class II fumarate hydratase, whose translation MRIETDSMGPIEVPGDRYWGAQTQRSLKYFRIGGDLMPQEIIHAFGILKLASAQANLELGKLPSHLAEPIMAACRKVADGKLAGHFPLHVWQTGSGTQTNMNVNEVVANLAIEMLGGVLGSKTPVHPNDHVNMSQSSNDTFPAAMHIASALMLTGEVIPAVTAMHDELARKAGEWDGIVKIGRTHLQDAVPMTLGQEFSGYAALLEDNLERLRGCLPHLCRLALGGTAVGTGLGAHPDFARVATDRIAELTGLPFVPAPNFFAALSAHDAVVMASGAMKTLAGSLMKIANDIRWLASGPRAGLGELILPANEPGSSIMPGKVNPTQSEAMAMVAVQVMGLDAAVGMAGSQGNFELNVFKPVMIFNLLTAMRLLTDACASFTAHALTGLAPDEAVIASHVGNSLMLVTALSPVIGYDRAAEVAHKAHVEGTTLKAACLELGYLDGGAFDTLVDPMRMARPHEKG comes from the coding sequence ATGCGTATCGAGACCGACAGCATGGGACCAATCGAGGTGCCGGGGGATCGCTACTGGGGCGCGCAGACCCAGCGTTCCCTGAAATACTTCCGCATCGGCGGCGATCTCATGCCGCAGGAGATCATCCACGCCTTCGGCATCCTGAAGCTCGCTTCGGCCCAGGCCAATCTGGAGTTAGGCAAGCTGCCGTCCCATCTGGCCGAACCCATCATGGCAGCCTGCCGGAAAGTCGCGGACGGGAAGCTGGCCGGGCATTTTCCCCTGCATGTCTGGCAGACGGGCAGCGGCACCCAAACCAACATGAACGTGAACGAGGTCGTCGCGAACCTGGCCATCGAGATGCTCGGCGGGGTGCTCGGCAGCAAGACGCCCGTGCATCCCAACGATCACGTCAACATGTCTCAGTCGTCCAACGACACGTTCCCGGCGGCCATGCACATCGCATCGGCCCTCATGCTCACGGGCGAGGTGATTCCGGCCGTGACGGCCATGCATGACGAACTGGCGCGCAAGGCCGGGGAGTGGGACGGCATCGTCAAGATCGGCCGCACCCATTTGCAGGACGCCGTACCCATGACCCTGGGGCAGGAGTTCTCGGGATATGCGGCCCTGCTGGAGGACAATCTGGAGCGGCTGCGGGGCTGTCTGCCGCATCTGTGCCGGCTGGCCCTGGGAGGGACGGCGGTGGGCACGGGCCTTGGCGCACACCCGGATTTCGCCCGGGTGGCCACGGACCGGATTGCCGAACTTACGGGGCTGCCGTTCGTGCCTGCCCCGAATTTCTTCGCGGCCCTTTCGGCCCATGACGCGGTGGTCATGGCTTCGGGAGCCATGAAAACCCTGGCCGGGTCGCTGATGAAGATCGCCAACGACATCCGCTGGCTGGCCTCGGGCCCGCGCGCGGGGCTGGGCGAGCTGATCCTGCCCGCCAACGAGCCCGGCTCGTCCATAATGCCCGGCAAGGTCAACCCGACCCAGTCCGAGGCCATGGCCATGGTCGCGGTGCAGGTCATGGGGCTGGACGCGGCGGTGGGCATGGCCGGTTCCCAGGGCAATTTCGAGCTCAATGTCTTCAAGCCCGTCATGATCTTCAACCTGCTGACAGCCATGCGCCTGCTGACCGATGCCTGCGCAAGCTTCACCGCCCACGCGCTGACGGGTCTTGCGCCCGACGAGGCGGTCATCGCCAGCCATGTGGGAAATTCGCTCATGCTGGTCACGGCCCTATCGCCGGTCATCGGCTACGACAGGGCCGCCGAGGTGGCGCACAAGGCGCATGTGGAGGGCACAACCCTGAAGGCGGCCTGCCTGGAACTGGGCTATCTGGACGGGGGGGCCTTCGACACCCTGGTCGATCCCATGCGGATGGCCAGGCCCCACGAGAAGGGTTGA
- a CDS encoding glycosyltransferase family 2 protein: MAKPEVTGLILTLNGARHLGACLASLSFCDRILVVDSGSTDATADIAAAHGAQVLVNPWPGPKKQFEFAFGHIETPWVVSLDQDEILSDELRASVIQALQDPGNTSAFLCPRTSYYFDRFLRHSGWYPDLLPRVFRLADTGVHVSGPHYGFETKGKTRRLAGDIIHYPYENLKQHVEKINYYTQIAAEEMHAKGKRAGVATAMGHGLARFLKIYFFRRGFLDGKAGFVLAINSFFYAFHKYIRLAELTLKDKNGA, translated from the coding sequence TTGGCTAAGCCGGAAGTCACAGGCCTGATCCTGACCCTGAACGGAGCACGGCATCTGGGCGCATGTCTTGCGTCCCTCAGTTTCTGCGACCGGATCCTGGTCGTGGACTCGGGCAGCACGGACGCGACGGCGGACATCGCCGCCGCTCATGGTGCCCAGGTGCTGGTCAACCCCTGGCCCGGACCCAAAAAGCAGTTCGAGTTCGCCTTCGGACACATCGAGACCCCCTGGGTGGTCTCGCTGGACCAGGACGAGATCCTGTCCGACGAACTGCGGGCGTCCGTCATCCAGGCGCTGCAGGACCCGGGGAACACGAGCGCCTTTCTCTGCCCCCGCACCTCCTACTATTTCGACCGCTTCCTGCGCCACAGCGGCTGGTATCCGGACCTGCTGCCCCGCGTCTTCAGGCTGGCCGACACGGGAGTGCATGTCTCCGGGCCGCACTACGGGTTTGAAACGAAAGGAAAGACCCGGCGCCTGGCCGGAGACATCATCCACTACCCCTACGAAAACCTGAAGCAGCATGTGGAAAAGATCAACTACTACACGCAGATCGCCGCCGAAGAAATGCACGCCAAGGGAAAACGGGCGGGCGTGGCCACGGCAATGGGCCACGGACTGGCCAGATTCTTGAAGATCTATTTCTTCCGGCGGGGTTTTCTGGACGGCAAGGCAGGTTTCGTGCTGGCGATCAACTCATTCTTCTACGCCTTCCATAAGTATATCCGGCTGGCGGAACTCACTCTCAAGGACAAAAACGGGGCGTAG
- the tmk gene encoding dTMP kinase: MFLTFEGMEGCGKSTQCKKLIEHFVRQGHDVLHTLEPGGSRLGKELRRILLDPKNSDLSSTSELFLYLADRAQHVSSVIRPAMEDGRTVICDRFADSTVVYQGYGRGLDPSLLHHLNDVAVQGLWPDVTILLDVEPEIGLKRALTRNMQDNKAATEGRFEAESMAFHTRIREGYLTWAALHRGRFLVVDAGRNPDAVFESILRGLEEKGLG, translated from the coding sequence ATGTTTCTTACTTTTGAAGGCATGGAGGGCTGCGGAAAATCCACGCAGTGCAAAAAACTCATCGAACATTTCGTACGTCAGGGACACGATGTCCTGCACACTCTTGAGCCCGGCGGCAGCCGCCTGGGCAAGGAGCTCAGACGCATTCTGCTCGATCCCAAGAACAGCGACCTGTCCTCCACCAGCGAACTTTTTCTCTATCTGGCCGACCGCGCCCAGCACGTCTCCTCGGTCATCCGTCCGGCCATGGAAGACGGCCGGACCGTTATCTGCGACCGCTTCGCCGACTCCACAGTGGTCTATCAGGGCTACGGACGCGGCCTGGACCCGAGCCTCCTGCACCACCTGAACGACGTGGCCGTGCAAGGGCTCTGGCCGGACGTGACGATCCTGCTGGACGTGGAACCGGAAATCGGCCTCAAGCGCGCCCTGACCCGCAACATGCAGGACAACAAGGCCGCCACCGAGGGCCGCTTCGAAGCCGAAAGCATGGCCTTTCACACCCGCATCCGTGAAGGCTACCTGACTTGGGCCGCCCTGCATCGCGGCCGTTTTCTGGTCGTTGACGCGGGCCGGAATCCGGACGCCGTGTTCGAGTCCATCCTGCGCGGTCTGGAGGAGAAAGGCCTTGGCTAA
- a CDS encoding DNA-binding protein, giving the protein MKHKKTYVRDLAEGNSISEVFALSKAQRKEAKNGPYWQLTLTDRTGNIEARIWYPQSQQFEALQAEQFVAVSGQVASFKDQLQMNVNDMGVIDPREAGLDMADFLPSSAIPPEELLLEMEEFLGSELTFKPWKALCKSVLHDERIRTSLLSAPGAKAIHHAYAGGLLEHTLAIMRICSSLSRLYPGIDREILLVAALFHDLGKAFELSHGISREYTDAGRLLGHIQIGLEVLEPFLRKTKDLPEELAMHLKHLIVAHHGELAFGSPCLPQTAEAFVLHYADNLDAKINTVHGALTAPDGEEVSGWSEYHRTLGRYLYQPMRTPVAARTAEPQPKTPKKAAPKSEESPLLKAMGITATSGNQ; this is encoded by the coding sequence ATGAAGCACAAAAAAACATACGTACGCGATTTGGCTGAAGGAAATTCGATTTCCGAGGTGTTTGCCCTTTCCAAGGCCCAGCGCAAGGAAGCCAAGAACGGCCCCTACTGGCAACTGACCCTGACCGACCGTACCGGCAACATCGAGGCCAGAATCTGGTATCCCCAAAGTCAGCAATTCGAAGCCCTGCAGGCGGAGCAATTCGTGGCCGTAAGCGGCCAGGTGGCCTCTTTCAAGGACCAGCTGCAGATGAACGTCAACGACATGGGCGTCATCGACCCGCGCGAAGCGGGCCTGGACATGGCCGACTTCCTGCCTTCCTCAGCCATTCCCCCGGAGGAGCTTCTGCTGGAAATGGAAGAGTTCCTCGGCTCCGAGCTGACCTTCAAGCCATGGAAGGCCCTGTGCAAAAGCGTGCTGCACGACGAGCGCATCCGCACGTCCCTTTTGAGCGCGCCCGGAGCCAAGGCCATCCACCATGCCTACGCCGGAGGGCTCCTTGAGCACACCCTGGCCATCATGCGCATCTGCAGTTCCTTGTCCCGGCTCTATCCGGGGATCGACCGGGAGATCCTGCTCGTGGCCGCGCTTTTCCACGATCTGGGCAAGGCCTTCGAACTCTCGCACGGCATAAGCCGCGAATACACCGATGCCGGACGTTTGCTGGGGCACATCCAGATCGGGCTGGAGGTCCTGGAGCCTTTTCTGCGCAAGACCAAGGACCTTCCTGAAGAGCTGGCCATGCACCTGAAGCATCTCATCGTCGCACATCATGGCGAGCTGGCCTTTGGTTCTCCCTGTCTGCCCCAGACCGCGGAAGCCTTCGTCCTGCACTACGCGGACAATCTGGACGCCAAGATCAATACCGTGCATGGAGCTCTGACCGCCCCCGACGGCGAGGAAGTCAGCGGCTGGAGCGAATATCACCGCACCCTTGGTCGCTACCTGTACCAGCCCATGCGCACGCCGGTTGCGGCCAGGACAGCAGAACCGCAGCCCAAAACGCCCAAAAAAGCGGCGCCCAAATCCGAGGAATCGCCCCTTTTAAAGGCCATGGGCATCACCGCAACATCCGGCAACCAGTGA
- a CDS encoding 4Fe-4S ferredoxin, producing MSKKKGQAKVTIYPDWCKGCGICAAFCPSKVLELWPDGKAHVVREEDCVNCGFCELHCPDFAISVTPKEVSRRKTDAFDAAKGGPLDPSAGTDPGPEENVGTPNREDEHGDKKA from the coding sequence ATGTCCAAAAAGAAAGGTCAAGCAAAGGTGACGATTTATCCGGATTGGTGTAAAGGCTGTGGGATATGCGCGGCTTTTTGCCCGTCCAAGGTGCTCGAACTCTGGCCGGACGGCAAGGCACATGTGGTGCGTGAGGAAGACTGCGTGAATTGCGGATTCTGCGAGCTGCATTGCCCGGATTTCGCGATCTCCGTTACCCCCAAGGAGGTCAGCCGCAGAAAGACCGACGCGTTCGATGCCGCCAAGGGCGGGCCTCTGGACCCGTCTGCCGGCACCGACCCAGGTCCGGAGGAAAATGTTGGAACACCTAACCGGGAAGACGAACATGGCGACAAAAAAGCGTAA
- a CDS encoding 2-oxoglutarate synthase subunit alpha: protein MATKKRKRTEIFALGNEAVVEGALLAGCNFYAGYPITPSTEIAEVMSARLPLVKDGVFIQMEDEIASMGAIIGASLAGRKAMTATSGPGFSLMQENLGYACMTEVPLVVVNVMRGGPSTGLPTSPAQGDVQQARWGCHGDHPIIVLSASDVQECLEMTVVAFNFAEKYRTPVILLLDEITAHTREKISIPGPEDFEILARVTPSMPPEWYVSYEETMRGVPALPPLGSGYRFHVTGLTHDQNGFPTSKPDEVKALMHRQFRKIDQFFYDIQLFDEVSCEDAEVVVLAYGCVARSAELAVHMARERGVKAGLLKLKTLFPFPKTAVQSLARQCKALIVPEMNMGQISREVKRVNNGLTHVITNNRVDGQIITPSEIFKNIMQA, encoded by the coding sequence ATGGCGACAAAAAAGCGTAAGAGAACGGAAATATTCGCACTCGGCAATGAAGCGGTGGTCGAGGGAGCCCTCCTGGCTGGTTGCAACTTCTATGCGGGCTACCCCATAACCCCGTCCACGGAAATCGCCGAGGTCATGTCCGCGCGGCTGCCTCTGGTCAAGGACGGGGTGTTCATCCAGATGGAGGACGAGATCGCCAGCATGGGCGCCATCATCGGTGCGTCCCTGGCCGGCCGCAAGGCCATGACCGCCACCTCCGGGCCGGGCTTTTCCCTCATGCAGGAGAATCTGGGCTACGCGTGCATGACCGAGGTGCCCCTGGTCGTGGTCAACGTCATGCGCGGAGGGCCCAGCACCGGCCTGCCGACCAGTCCGGCCCAAGGCGATGTACAGCAGGCCCGCTGGGGCTGTCACGGGGACCATCCCATCATCGTCCTTTCGGCCAGCGACGTTCAGGAATGCCTGGAAATGACCGTCGTGGCCTTCAATTTCGCCGAAAAATACCGCACGCCCGTCATCCTGCTGCTCGACGAGATCACGGCCCACACCCGGGAAAAGATCTCCATTCCCGGTCCCGAGGATTTTGAGATCCTGGCCCGCGTGACCCCTTCCATGCCGCCGGAGTGGTACGTTTCCTACGAGGAAACCATGCGCGGGGTTCCGGCCCTGCCGCCCCTCGGTTCCGGGTACCGTTTTCATGTCACGGGCCTGACCCACGACCAGAACGGATTCCCCACGTCGAAGCCCGACGAGGTCAAGGCGCTGATGCACAGGCAGTTCCGCAAGATCGACCAGTTCTTCTACGACATCCAGCTTTTCGACGAGGTCAGCTGCGAGGATGCGGAGGTGGTCGTTTTGGCGTACGGTTGCGTGGCCCGTTCGGCCGAGCTTGCCGTGCACATGGCCCGCGAACGAGGGGTCAAGGCCGGGCTGCTGAAGCTCAAAACCCTCTTCCCCTTCCCCAAGACGGCAGTGCAATCCCTGGCGCGGCAGTGCAAGGCGCTCATCGTGCCGGAGATGAACATGGGGCAGATCTCGCGCGAGGTGAAGCGGGTCAACAACGGCCTGACCCACGTCATCACCAACAACCGCGTTGACGGCCAGATCATCACTCCCTCGGAAATCTTCAAAAATATCATGCAGGCGTGA
- a CDS encoding 2-oxoacid:ferredoxin oxidoreductase subunit beta, with translation MAQVTQLIHDYLRHNKKFPHVYCAGCGHGIVLGSLIRSVHRLGYAKDDVVLVAGIGCSGRMAVYVDFNTVHTTHGRALTFATGIKMANPALKVIVVMGDGDAMSIGGNHLIHAARRNIGLTALVLNNNIYGMTGGQASPTSPEGTVSATSPFGQLERSFDIVDMAMASGASYVARGTVLHANMLDGLICDALEKPGFNLVEILTPCHTQYGRKNKFKTVVDMYQWYKKNTAKLDRYAQLAPEEKGKFTPIGVFRDEMRQGLEVRYEELRNKLQEQRNA, from the coding sequence ATGGCACAGGTAACACAACTCATTCACGACTATCTCAGGCACAACAAGAAGTTTCCCCACGTCTACTGCGCGGGCTGCGGCCACGGCATCGTGCTCGGCTCCCTCATCCGCAGTGTGCATCGCCTGGGCTACGCCAAGGACGATGTCGTGCTCGTGGCCGGCATCGGCTGCTCCGGGCGCATGGCCGTGTACGTTGACTTCAACACCGTGCACACCACTCACGGCCGGGCCCTGACCTTCGCCACGGGCATCAAGATGGCCAACCCGGCGCTCAAGGTCATCGTGGTCATGGGCGACGGCGACGCCATGTCCATCGGCGGAAACCATCTCATCCATGCGGCCAGGCGCAACATTGGCTTGACGGCGCTGGTGCTGAACAACAATATCTACGGCATGACCGGCGGCCAGGCTTCCCCGACCAGCCCCGAAGGGACCGTCTCCGCGACGTCGCCTTTCGGTCAGCTCGAACGCAGCTTCGACATCGTGGACATGGCCATGGCCAGCGGCGCCAGTTACGTGGCCCGCGGCACGGTGCTGCACGCCAACATGCTCGACGGGCTCATCTGCGACGCCCTGGAGAAACCGGGTTTCAACCTGGTCGAGATCCTGACCCCCTGCCATACCCAGTATGGCCGCAAGAACAAGTTCAAGACCGTGGTGGACATGTACCAGTGGTACAAGAAAAACACCGCCAAGCTTGATCGGTATGCCCAGCTCGCCCCGGAAGAGAAGGGAAAGTTCACGCCCATCGGAGTGTTCAGGGACGAGATGCGGCAGGGTCTGGAAGTGCGTTATGAGGAACTGCGCAACAAGCTTCAGGAGCAGCGAAATGCCTAA
- a CDS encoding pyruvate ferredoxin oxidoreductase, translated as MPKQHELNRFEIRLSGTGGQGILTLGKIMGQVLAIDHGFHVTQTQSYGPEARGGASRADLVISSHRISYPKPVNLDMLVALSQEACNLYFRNLKPTGFLLVDTSLVTQTPSNIYWGLPFTTMARDKIGLPQTMNIICLGALSHFLPFMNFANVKKALASVLPAKILDVNVKALTLGHSQAKKLYPDAPEKWTFSSQMTTESEQ; from the coding sequence ATGCCTAAGCAGCACGAACTGAATCGATTTGAAATACGGCTTTCCGGCACGGGCGGCCAGGGCATCCTGACCCTGGGCAAGATCATGGGCCAGGTGCTGGCCATAGATCACGGCTTTCACGTCACGCAGACCCAGAGCTACGGCCCCGAGGCCCGGGGCGGAGCGAGCCGGGCCGATCTGGTCATAAGCTCACACAGAATCAGCTATCCAAAGCCCGTGAATCTTGACATGCTCGTGGCTCTCAGTCAGGAGGCCTGCAACCTGTATTTTCGCAACCTGAAGCCCACCGGCTTCCTGTTGGTGGATACCTCGCTCGTGACCCAGACTCCTTCCAACATTTATTGGGGGCTGCCGTTCACGACAATGGCCCGGGATAAGATCGGCCTGCCCCAGACGATGAACATAATCTGTCTTGGGGCGCTCAGTCACTTTTTGCCGTTCATGAATTTCGCCAACGTGAAAAAGGCCCTGGCATCGGTCCTGCCGGCCAAGATCCTGGACGTGAACGTCAAGGCTCTGACCCTTGGGCACAGTCAGGCCAAGAAACTTTATCCGGACGCACCCGAAAAATGGACATTCTCCTCACAAATGACGACGGAATCAGAGCAGTAG